A genome region from Ruegeria sp. YS9 includes the following:
- a CDS encoding threonine/serine dehydratase, which produces MGRHPVSLSDMREAATALDGVVSRTPLLENPDVNAMLGGRLLLKAENMQRTGAFKIRGAYHRLLNLTDEERARGAVSYSSGNHALGLAQAAAIMGTSAVIVMPSDAPEAKQAAVRAMGAEIATYDRDTQDSADVVAQIIANTGRIEVPPSAHPQILAGAGTAALEIIEAAGGPIDAVLIPCGGGGLTAATAVVMAEASPGTEVFAAEPTLFDDTRRSLSTGKRVPNPKGQRTICDAIMTPIPGEMTFAINRDLLAGGVTATDDEVRGAMRFAYQQFKIVTEPGAVVGLAAILNGQVPIENRTVATVITGGNIDPLRFAQLLETPQ; this is translated from the coding sequence ATGGGGCGGCATCCGGTATCCCTCAGTGACATGCGCGAGGCAGCGACCGCCTTGGACGGCGTGGTGAGCCGCACGCCGCTGCTGGAAAACCCGGATGTGAACGCGATGCTCGGAGGGCGTCTGCTGCTCAAGGCCGAGAATATGCAGCGCACCGGAGCTTTCAAAATCAGAGGTGCCTATCATCGGCTTTTGAACCTGACGGATGAGGAGCGGGCGAGGGGCGCGGTGTCCTATTCCTCCGGCAACCACGCGCTCGGGCTGGCGCAGGCGGCCGCGATCATGGGAACCTCGGCAGTGATCGTCATGCCGTCGGACGCGCCCGAGGCCAAGCAAGCCGCCGTCCGGGCCATGGGGGCCGAGATCGCAACCTATGACCGCGACACACAGGACAGCGCGGATGTTGTGGCGCAGATCATCGCCAATACTGGGCGGATTGAAGTTCCCCCGAGTGCGCACCCGCAAATCCTGGCCGGGGCGGGAACCGCTGCTTTGGAAATTATTGAGGCCGCGGGCGGGCCGATTGATGCAGTCCTAATCCCCTGCGGCGGCGGCGGGCTCACGGCGGCGACGGCTGTGGTCATGGCAGAGGCCTCACCCGGAACCGAAGTCTTTGCCGCCGAACCAACGCTTTTCGATGATACGCGCCGCTCGCTCTCAACGGGCAAACGCGTGCCGAACCCAAAAGGCCAGCGAACCATCTGTGACGCGATCATGACGCCGATCCCCGGCGAGATGACGTTTGCCATCAATCGCGACCTTCTGGCCGGTGGCGTGACCGCCACGGATGACGAGGTACGGGGCGCTATGCGCTTTGCGTATCAGCAATTCAAGATCGTGACAGAGCCCGGCGCGGTGGTGGGTCTGGCCGCCATTCTAAACGGACAGGTGCCGATTGAGAACCGCACCGTCGCGACCGTGATCACGGGTGGCAATATCGACCCCCTGCGCTTTGCACAGCTTTTGGAGACACCCCAATGA
- a CDS encoding MIP/aquaporin family protein, with protein sequence MTLDRRLMAEWLGTFSLLATVVGSGIMAERLAGGNVAVALLGNTIPTGAILVVLITVFGPISGAHFNPAVTLSFALRREIAPKEATLYVMAQIFGGIIGVLAAHVMFEHPLIDASTTARTGIGQWAGEFVATFGLIGTILACIKARPQAVPMAVGLYITAAYWFTSSTSFANPAVTIARGFSNTFAGIAPGDVAAFIAMQLVAAVLATWFFRWMLEDASDG encoded by the coding sequence ATGACCCTTGATCGCCGCCTGATGGCCGAATGGCTCGGCACCTTTTCCCTGCTCGCGACAGTCGTCGGTTCCGGCATCATGGCCGAACGACTGGCAGGCGGCAACGTGGCGGTAGCCCTGTTGGGCAACACGATCCCCACCGGAGCGATCCTCGTTGTGCTGATCACCGTGTTCGGGCCTATCTCGGGTGCGCACTTTAATCCTGCCGTGACGCTGTCCTTTGCCTTGCGGCGCGAGATCGCCCCAAAAGAAGCCACTCTCTATGTCATGGCGCAGATCTTCGGAGGCATCATAGGCGTGCTCGCGGCGCACGTCATGTTCGAACACCCGTTGATTGATGCCTCTACGACAGCGCGGACGGGCATTGGCCAATGGGCGGGCGAATTCGTTGCGACCTTTGGTCTGATTGGCACAATCCTTGCCTGCATCAAGGCGCGCCCTCAGGCGGTGCCGATGGCCGTTGGGCTATATATAACGGCGGCTTACTGGTTCACGTCTTCTACCTCTTTCGCCAACCCTGCCGTCACCATCGCGCGCGGGTTCTCGAACACTTTCGCTGGAATTGCGCCGGGAGACGTCGCCGCTTTCATTGCGATGCAGCTGGTCGCGGCTGTCCTCGCGACATGGTTCTTCCGCTGGATGCTTGAGGACGCGTCCGATGGCTGA
- a CDS encoding MalY/PatB family protein produces the protein MAEFDFDEVIDRRVVPGLKHHKMVLGEDGMDLFPAGVADMDYRVAPCITDAMAERAAHGVFGYETVPDGLIPALTGWLESRHGWIVDPAHILRSPNILNALSMAANLFTEVGDGIIVQPPVFFDFADIIAENGRVLVENPLILEDGRYHMDFDGLERAACDPRARMLFLCNPHNPVGRVWTRDELARLGDICRRHSVLVVADEIHGDITFPGHAYTPFANVSEADARNAIICLSPAKSFNIAACCLAFTIVPDEARRQAFQAENSRLTVNKNNAFASVAMQAAYAEGGPWLDAANRYILGNLALVRTRIAKLQEVKLIEPDGTFLLWLDFRKLGLKPDELTAVLREKAGWAITRGIVFGPQGAGFGRMNIACPRSKLIAALETLERAMAEHRKDAT, from the coding sequence ATGGCTGAGTTTGACTTTGATGAAGTGATCGACCGGCGCGTGGTTCCCGGTTTGAAGCACCATAAGATGGTACTGGGCGAGGACGGGATGGATCTATTTCCGGCAGGTGTCGCTGATATGGATTACCGCGTAGCCCCTTGCATCACTGATGCAATGGCAGAACGCGCCGCGCACGGCGTGTTCGGATACGAAACCGTGCCGGATGGCTTGATACCTGCGTTAACCGGCTGGCTGGAAAGCCGACATGGCTGGATAGTCGATCCCGCCCATATCCTGCGCTCGCCGAACATACTCAATGCGCTCTCCATGGCCGCGAACCTGTTCACCGAAGTGGGTGACGGGATTATCGTGCAGCCGCCCGTCTTCTTCGATTTTGCGGATATCATCGCCGAGAACGGCCGCGTTCTGGTCGAGAACCCTCTGATCCTGGAAGACGGTCGCTACCATATGGATTTTGATGGGCTGGAGCGGGCCGCGTGCGATCCACGGGCGCGCATGCTCTTTCTGTGTAACCCGCACAATCCAGTGGGCCGTGTCTGGACCCGAGATGAGCTTGCCCGGCTGGGTGACATCTGCCGCCGCCATAGTGTTCTTGTTGTCGCGGACGAGATACATGGCGACATCACCTTTCCCGGCCATGCTTATACGCCTTTTGCCAACGTGTCAGAGGCGGATGCTCGCAACGCAATCATCTGCCTGTCGCCCGCCAAGAGTTTCAATATCGCCGCGTGCTGTTTGGCCTTCACAATCGTCCCTGATGAGGCCCGCCGACAGGCCTTTCAGGCCGAAAATAGCCGCCTCACGGTCAATAAAAACAACGCCTTTGCCTCTGTCGCCATGCAGGCGGCCTACGCCGAGGGTGGCCCATGGCTGGACGCTGCAAACCGGTACATTTTGGGCAACCTCGCTCTCGTGCGCACCCGTATCGCAAAGCTACAAGAGGTAAAGTTGATCGAGCCAGACGGCACGTTTCTGCTTTGGCTCGATTTCAGGAAACTGGGCCTCAAGCCGGATGAGCTAACAGCCGTTCTTCGCGAAAAGGCCGGTTGGGCAATTACGCGAGGCATCGTTTTTGGCCCTCAAGGGGCTGGATTTGGCCGCATGAACATTGCTTGCCCAAGAAGTAAACTTATCGCGGCGTTGGAGACTCTGGAACGCGCAATGGCCGAGCACCGAAAGGACGCAACATGA
- the arsH gene encoding arsenical resistance protein ArsH: protein MTDTPQLSEDHFQPFANDRLFAEKRSTHGPRILLLYGSLRQRSFSRLMTEEAARVLERLGAEPRSFDPSGLPLPDDADADHPKVQELRDLVTWSEGMVWCSPERHGAMTGIMKSQIDWIPLSIGAVRPTQGKTLAVMQVCGGSQSFNAVNQLRVLGRWMRCLTIPNQSSVPKAFQQFGDDDRMKPSSYYDRMVDVMEELVKFTLLTRDVSSYLVDRYSERKETGEALIARVNRTAS, encoded by the coding sequence ATGACCGACACGCCTCAGTTGTCCGAAGATCATTTCCAGCCATTCGCCAACGACCGGTTGTTTGCCGAAAAACGATCAACTCATGGACCGCGTATCTTGTTACTCTACGGCTCGCTCAGGCAGCGATCCTTCAGCCGACTAATGACCGAGGAAGCCGCACGTGTTTTGGAACGGCTTGGTGCGGAACCTCGCAGCTTTGATCCGTCCGGACTGCCGCTGCCGGACGATGCCGACGCCGACCACCCGAAAGTGCAGGAACTACGAGATCTCGTCACGTGGAGCGAGGGCATGGTCTGGTGTTCTCCAGAACGCCACGGTGCCATGACCGGTATCATGAAGTCCCAGATTGACTGGATACCACTGTCCATTGGCGCAGTGCGCCCGACACAAGGCAAGACACTGGCGGTCATGCAGGTCTGTGGCGGCTCGCAAAGCTTCAACGCCGTCAATCAGCTTCGCGTTTTGGGGCGCTGGATGCGGTGCCTGACTATCCCGAACCAATCTTCGGTTCCGAAAGCGTTTCAACAGTTTGGCGACGACGACAGAATGAAGCCGTCCTCATATTACGACCGCATGGTCGATGTGATGGAAGAACTGGTGAAGTTCACGTTGCTGACCCGCGACGTGTCTTCTTACCTCGTTGATCGCTACAGCGAACGAAAAGAAACAGGCGAAGCGCTGATCGCGCGGGTCAACAGAACTGCAAGTTGA
- a CDS encoding adenylate/guanylate cyclase domain-containing protein, whose protein sequence is MENSKPKRRLAAILAADVVGYSNMMGEDEAGTLAHLKDCERKLIQPTVGDFLGSIVKKMGDGYLVEFPSVVSAVQCAIEWQEQMEGPLVFRIGINLGDVIVEDNDLFGEGINVAARLEALAEPGGICLSEDAWRQSKGKVEAQFEDLGSKHLKNIAEPVRVYRLTTGARAFPDELQKAARRNDSNSTWKPPTVLLSPFRHQGASIDAESLASGLTETLGSALAHFEEFELIDPSSAKQAIANSGALEAGRRLGAEFALEGMVQVAVQKARISVQLVKVSNGQRVWSDTLDRSLDDVFELQDGITALVASTMSDAVGEEQAKAIAEKPDSELSPHEQVVRGLQLLHRVNPKDNEVARGHFENVLQSDPKGLWPKLCLCWTYAIELAGGWPSTRADALEFTLNEMIDLMRRYPRSAHIHRLMSRLRYFESDYAKGVAHAERAYELNPYHSDMMIALGLARLWNGEPEQALVHLERAFATNQYAPDVFKNYLSLAYFLHDRSDDALKILASSEGGQTITRLYRILNLVGSDQVEEAKTEAQSLLGEYPDFRLDRTQLINSFRRGEDRTRVVEALRTAGLPG, encoded by the coding sequence ATGGAAAACAGCAAACCGAAGCGGCGACTTGCCGCCATTTTGGCCGCTGACGTCGTTGGCTATTCGAACATGATGGGCGAAGACGAAGCAGGTACGCTTGCTCATCTGAAGGATTGCGAGAGAAAGCTGATCCAACCCACCGTCGGCGATTTTCTCGGAAGCATCGTCAAGAAGATGGGAGATGGATACCTCGTTGAATTTCCGAGCGTTGTTTCAGCCGTGCAATGCGCGATTGAATGGCAGGAGCAAATGGAAGGCCCGCTGGTGTTTCGCATAGGCATTAACTTGGGTGACGTAATTGTCGAAGATAATGACTTGTTTGGTGAAGGGATCAACGTCGCTGCCCGCCTGGAGGCACTTGCGGAACCGGGTGGAATTTGTCTTTCCGAGGATGCATGGCGTCAATCGAAAGGAAAAGTTGAGGCACAGTTTGAGGATCTTGGTTCCAAGCACCTAAAAAATATAGCTGAACCGGTGCGTGTGTATCGCTTGACAACCGGTGCACGCGCTTTCCCCGATGAACTGCAAAAAGCAGCACGACGCAACGATTCAAATTCGACCTGGAAGCCTCCCACCGTTCTCCTTTCACCGTTTCGACACCAGGGTGCCAGCATTGACGCAGAAAGCCTGGCCTCAGGGCTGACTGAAACCCTGGGCTCGGCGCTTGCCCATTTTGAGGAGTTCGAACTCATAGATCCCAGTAGCGCTAAGCAGGCCATCGCAAACTCCGGAGCTCTCGAAGCCGGTCGTCGGCTTGGAGCCGAATTCGCGCTAGAAGGCATGGTACAGGTTGCTGTTCAAAAGGCACGCATAAGTGTGCAGCTTGTGAAAGTCTCCAATGGTCAACGGGTTTGGTCCGACACACTCGACCGCAGCCTTGATGATGTCTTTGAGCTTCAGGATGGCATCACCGCGTTGGTCGCATCCACAATGAGCGATGCGGTCGGTGAGGAGCAGGCGAAGGCGATTGCCGAGAAACCGGATTCCGAGCTCTCGCCTCATGAGCAGGTTGTGCGCGGTCTTCAGCTCCTTCACCGGGTCAATCCCAAAGACAACGAAGTCGCCAGAGGCCACTTCGAGAACGTATTGCAATCAGATCCCAAGGGGCTTTGGCCCAAGCTCTGCCTTTGCTGGACATATGCCATAGAACTGGCCGGCGGCTGGCCGTCAACGCGAGCAGATGCACTCGAGTTCACCCTCAACGAAATGATCGATCTAATGCGCCGCTATCCGCGTTCTGCTCACATTCACCGGCTTATGAGCCGCCTGCGCTATTTCGAAAGCGATTACGCAAAAGGCGTGGCCCATGCCGAACGGGCCTACGAATTAAACCCATATCATAGCGACATGATGATCGCACTTGGCCTTGCGCGATTGTGGAATGGTGAGCCGGAACAGGCCTTGGTCCATCTTGAACGTGCATTTGCAACAAATCAGTATGCGCCTGATGTCTTCAAAAATTACTTATCGCTTGCCTATTTCCTACACGATCGCAGTGACGACGCACTCAAGATCCTGGCAAGCAGCGAGGGCGGGCAGACGATCACAAGACTTTACCGGATACTCAACTTGGTAGGATCCGATCAGGTTGAGGAAGCAAAGACAGAGGCACAGTCGTTGCTTGGCGAATACCCAGACTTTCGCCTCGACCGCACACAACTAATAAATTCGTTTCGGCGTGGTGAGGATCGCACGCGTGTCGTTGAAGCCTTGCGGACGGCAGGTCTGCCGGGATGA
- a CDS encoding MBL fold metallo-hydrolase, whose product MPSKRISVILISATERALPRPLYWGDVQPLEWPNRNYFEVEGDVGIGPGLTVLVAPGHAPGQIAIMVDLPSGVFLLTSDAISRPAEIDEKFAGSWDEQGAIASADRLMRLASQRDAFVIYGHCPEQWPELKKAPEFYR is encoded by the coding sequence ATGCCGAGCAAACGTATCTCAGTTATCCTAATATCAGCCACAGAACGGGCCTTACCGCGACCGCTTTATTGGGGCGATGTCCAACCCTTGGAATGGCCCAATCGGAATTATTTTGAGGTTGAAGGCGATGTTGGAATCGGACCTGGTCTTACAGTGCTGGTAGCCCCCGGACACGCACCGGGTCAGATCGCCATAATGGTTGATCTTCCATCGGGTGTATTCTTGCTGACCAGCGATGCAATCTCCCGGCCCGCGGAGATCGACGAGAAGTTCGCGGGGTCATGGGATGAGCAGGGCGCGATTGCAAGCGCGGACCGACTCATGCGTCTGGCATCCCAGCGGGATGCCTTCGTGATTTATGGACATTGTCCAGAGCAATGGCCTGAACTGAAAAAAGCACCAGAATTCTATCGCTGA
- a CDS encoding homocysteine S-methyltransferase family protein — MFRNNLPQLNGQTFLTDAGLETWLIFKNGTELREFASFETVRSDAGRQALADYFKPFIALGEERDMGVILESPTWRASPEWGARLGYSASDIVEINREAIALLSDLRANANASVPVVVSGNIGPRGDGYVPGETMTMEEAEAYHAVQIGAFATSNADMVSAITMTNPNEAIGIARAAAKAGLPCVIGFTVETDGRLPDGTPLGEAIESVDAACDTPPVYYMVNCAHPDHFSDKLRGNDDWLSRIHSVRANASRLSHAELDEAEELDEGDARELAGLYVELKELLPNLNVVGGCCGTDHRHVQEITAAIA; from the coding sequence ATGTTCCGCAACAACCTGCCGCAACTCAATGGTCAGACCTTTCTGACCGATGCCGGTCTTGAGACCTGGCTGATCTTCAAGAATGGAACCGAGCTGCGGGAATTCGCTTCCTTCGAAACCGTTCGTTCGGATGCGGGCCGCCAGGCCCTGGCCGATTATTTCAAACCCTTCATCGCACTCGGCGAGGAACGCGACATGGGCGTCATTCTTGAAAGCCCGACCTGGAGGGCAAGCCCGGAATGGGGCGCACGCCTTGGCTATTCGGCGTCGGACATCGTCGAGATCAACCGCGAAGCCATCGCACTACTGTCGGACCTGCGCGCCAACGCGAACGCCTCTGTCCCTGTCGTTGTCAGCGGCAATATCGGGCCACGCGGTGATGGCTATGTGCCCGGCGAAACAATGACTATGGAAGAGGCCGAGGCCTATCACGCCGTTCAGATCGGGGCATTCGCAACGTCAAACGCCGATATGGTGTCGGCGATTACCATGACCAACCCGAACGAAGCCATAGGCATCGCACGGGCCGCAGCCAAGGCTGGGTTGCCCTGCGTCATCGGCTTTACGGTAGAAACCGACGGTCGTCTGCCGGACGGCACACCGCTGGGCGAAGCCATCGAATCCGTCGACGCCGCCTGCGACACACCGCCCGTTTATTACATGGTCAATTGCGCCCATCCCGACCATTTCTCGGACAAGCTGCGCGGCAACGACGATTGGCTGTCGCGTATCCATTCAGTCCGGGCCAATGCGTCGCGCTTGAGTCATGCCGAATTGGATGAGGCAGAAGAGCTTGATGAGGGCGATGCACGCGAATTGGCAGGTCTCTATGTCGAATTGAAGGAACTCCTACCCAATCTCAACGTGGTCGGCGGATGCTGCGGCACCGATCACCGCCATGTCCAAGAAATCACTGCTGCCATTGCCTAG